GACGCACTCCTCCTCTCCCGCGCGAACCTCCACGTCGACTACGAGCCGATGTGCACGTTCTGCGCGGACGACTACCTCCCGCGCGACGTGTACGACGAGCTCTACGCGACGTGGCCGCACGAGGCGAGCGTCGACTACTCCGCGAACACCGAGGGCAAGTTCGGCTTCCGCTCGTCCGAGGCGGGCGACGCGTTCGCGCGTTTCTGCGACACGCACCCGGTGTGGGGCGAGGTAGTCGACATCCTGTCCTCCGAGGCCTTCTCCGACGACGTGCAGCGCACGCTCGCGCGCGGGCTCGTCGACGCGCGCGGCGCCGCGGCGCGCCGGCGCTGGCGCAACGACACGCACCGCGCGCCCTCGGACAACCCGCTGCGCTACTGGCTCTCGGAGCCGATGCGGACGACGTTCCAGATCTCCGTGCTGCCGCCCGGCAAGACCGTCGACCCGCACCTCGACGCGCCGCGCAAGCTCGTGAGCCTGCTGCTCTACTTCGCCGACCCCGACTGGCGTCCCGAGTGGGGCGGCGCCACCGAGTTCTACGTGCCGGTCGACCCCGAGCGCGCCCGCACCTGGAGCCCGACCGCGCGCGTCGGCTTCGAGGAGATGAAGCTCGTCCGCGAGACGGCCTTCGTGCCGAACCGGCTCGCGGGCTTCGTGCGGTCGCCGACCTCGTGGCACGGCGTGCGGCCGATCGCCTGCCCGGAAGGCCGGGGGCGCAAGGCGCTGCTGATCAACCTGAAGCGCCTCAAGTGGAGCAAGCGGCACGAGCCGTAGCGCCCGCGCCCGCGCGCGTTCCCCGCGACGGTTCGGCCGCGGCCGGTGCCGGCCGATAGGGGGCCGCATGCCGGACCGCTCGCCGCGCTCCTTCTCCGCACCGCTCGCCGCCGCGCTCCTCGACGCGCTGACCGCCGACGTCGCGATCGCCGAGCGCACGCGCGCGGCGCGCGCGCTCGGCGACGAGGCGGCACTGCGGCGCGGCGAGCGCGCGCCGGGGGCCGAGGCACTCGTCGCCGCGCTCTCCGCCGCGCGGCTCGACGAGGCCGCGGCGCGCCGCGTCGGCCGGCGGGCCGCGCGCGACCCGGCCGTCGTCGCCGCGCTGCGCGCGAACGGCATCGCGACCTGCGAGCGCGCCTATCG
This genomic interval from Myxococcota bacterium contains the following:
- a CDS encoding 2OG-Fe(II) oxygenase — translated: MPRIDSDALLLSRANLHVDYEPMCTFCADDYLPRDVYDELYATWPHEASVDYSANTEGKFGFRSSEAGDAFARFCDTHPVWGEVVDILSSEAFSDDVQRTLARGLVDARGAAARRRWRNDTHRAPSDNPLRYWLSEPMRTTFQISVLPPGKTVDPHLDAPRKLVSLLLYFADPDWRPEWGGATEFYVPVDPERARTWSPTARVGFEEMKLVRETAFVPNRLAGFVRSPTSWHGVRPIACPEGRGRKALLINLKRLKWSKRHEP